ATACCCTTAAAAGCAAGATCTTTCATAATTGTAATTTCTTCCCAAGAAAAGGGTGCTTTTTCAGCTGTTGCTTGTATTTCAATAATTTTACCTGACTGGGTCATAAAAAAATTAGCATCTACCTCTGCAATTAGGTCCTCTTCAAAATTAAGATCGAGATAATACTGGTCACCTATCTTACCTACACTTACCCCTGCTAAATAATCTAAAATTGGATCCTCTTTAATAATTTCTCTTTCTAAAAGTCTTTTTATAGCAAGTTTTAAAGCTACAAAAGCTCCTGTCACAGAAGCACTTCTTGTTCCTCCATCTGCATTTAAAACCTCGCAATCTACCCATAAGGTTCTTTCTCCCAATTTAGTTAAATCTACTACACCTCTTAAAACACGTCCTATAATTCTTTGAATCTCCATAGATCTTCCTTTTCTTCCCATTGTTTCTCGAGGTGTCCTTTCTACAGTTGCACCAGGAATAAAGGCATATTCAGCAGTAATCCAACCTGTTCCAGTTCCTTTTAAAAAGGGTGGTACCTTTTCATCTAAAGTTACAGTACATAAAACTTTAGTATTTCCAAACTCAACAAGTACTGAACTTAAAGGATTTTTTAAAAAATCAATTATAAAATTTACAGGTCTTAATTCATCAAGTTTTCTTCCATCAATTCTCATTTAACCTCCTCATTTAATTGTTTTTAGTATAACAAAGCTTTAAAGCAACCTTATCAAGAAGAAGCTTTACTTCGAAAGAAGAAGTCACTCTTTTTTCTAAAATTTCTT
The window above is part of the Thermodesulfobacterium geofontis OPF15 genome. Proteins encoded here:
- the rph gene encoding ribonuclease PH, coding for MRIDGRKLDELRPVNFIIDFLKNPLSSVLVEFGNTKVLCTVTLDEKVPPFLKGTGTGWITAEYAFIPGATVERTPRETMGRKGRSMEIQRIIGRVLRGVVDLTKLGERTLWVDCEVLNADGGTRSASVTGAFVALKLAIKRLLEREIIKEDPILDYLAGVSVGKIGDQYYLDLNFEEDLIAEVDANFFMTQSGKIIEIQATAEKAPFSWEEITIMKDLAFKGIFELIKKQKEVLKE